A genomic segment from Candidatus Nezhaarchaeota archaeon encodes:
- a CDS encoding amidohydrolase family protein — translation MIEVEEVEVRVIDAHIHPPDALEYGHRYPSSFNPGLVGELLARMDEAGVDLAVMFAIELDPERYEGFMEGWDPYSRSMARIILRTVNTPCDEVSKYVELGLGRIIGFGSVNPHLSEEEVEVKIGELKDRGFRGLKLLPTIQFFNPADERFDAIFRTAEREGLIVTIHSGCDPGPWENPELSENARPRLIGEVAARHPSLKLVIAHMGSYSALRPGLWFEEAMKVAEGRPNVYVDTAAVFSERLVREAVRRLGEDRVLFGSDYPAIGGFCDRASGMANCVKWAAALGLPLSAKKKLLGENAARLLKL, via the coding sequence TTGATAGAGGTCGAGGAGGTCGAGGTCAGGGTCATAGACGCGCACATCCACCCGCCCGATGCGCTAGAGTACGGGCACCGCTACCCAAGCTCCTTCAACCCGGGGCTCGTCGGGGAGCTCCTAGCCCGTATGGATGAGGCTGGCGTGGATTTAGCGGTGATGTTCGCGATCGAGCTAGACCCTGAAAGATACGAGGGGTTTATGGAGGGCTGGGACCCGTACAGTAGGAGCATGGCTAGGATTATTCTCAGGACTGTGAACACGCCGTGCGACGAGGTATCTAAGTACGTAGAGCTAGGCTTAGGGCGCATTATAGGGTTCGGCTCAGTAAACCCACACTTAAGCGAGGAGGAGGTGGAGGTGAAGATAGGGGAGCTTAAAGATAGAGGCTTCCGAGGACTAAAGCTGCTCCCCACCATCCAGTTCTTCAACCCAGCCGACGAGAGGTTCGACGCTATCTTTAGGACGGCTGAGCGCGAGGGGCTCATAGTAACCATCCACAGCGGCTGCGACCCAGGCCCCTGGGAGAACCCCGAGCTCTCAGAGAACGCACGCCCCAGGCTCATTGGTGAAGTAGCAGCCCGCCACCCATCGCTCAAGCTGGTGATAGCGCACATGGGTAGCTACAGCGCCCTACGCCCCGGGCTATGGTTTGAAGAGGCCATGAAGGTAGCTGAGGGCAGGCCTAATGTCTATGTAGACACTGCCGCAGTCTTTAGCGAGAGGTTGGTAAGAGAGGCTGTAAGGAGGCTCGGCGAGGATCGAGTACTATTTGGCTCAGACTACCCCGCTATAGGTGGGTTCTGCGACAGGGCCAGCGGCATGGCAAACTGCGTTAAGTGGGCTGCTGCGCTGGGCCTTCCTCTAAGCGCTAAGAAGAAGCTCCTAG